GTAATACAATACCTGAAATCTTTTTTACCCATTCTCCCTCCTCCAATCATTTACAACCGCACGTATTTCTCCATAACTGGCTGTATTTCCCAAAACTTCCTTCAGCACACCGAGTGATTGATATCCATGCGTTTTAATGGCCCCTTTAATCGGGAGAATCTTTTCCAATGGCACCAATTGCGTTACTTTTAACTGTCCTTCATAAATAAAATGTGCCAGATGACTTTCGATCGTTGATTGGGCAAGACTTCTGTTTTGTGCAATTTCTGATATGCTCTTACCCTGCTTAAACAATTGTAATGTATATGATTTCGTATCCGACCCGGTATCTTCACGTTGGCGCCTTTCCCGCTTGGGAATTTTGGCCGATATCCGTGAGCTTAAATTATTACTCCGGCAATATGCTTTAATATCTTCCAGAAATAATTCTCCGTATCGCGCCAGTTTCACGTCACCAAAGCCCGATATTTTGCGGATATCGGAAAGGCTGCCGGGCAGGAATGTGGCCAATTCCACCAAAGTGGCATCAGATAAAATAATGTACGCCGGAACATTTTCTTTCTTCGCTATTGATCTGCGGGTCTCCTTCAAATGATTTAACAATACTGTCTCGCAAGGTGCCTGTTGTTGTTTATCCTGTTTAACATCTTCATCACTTCGTGAAACCGATTTGGTAAGTAACACCCGCTCCTCCCCTTTCAATACCGCGGCACTTTGGGCTGTCAACTTTAATACCGGGTATTCACCTTCACTTTGTTCGATCAAACCCAGGGCCATCATGTCGCGCAGGTATGTTAACCATTGCTGTTTACTTATGTCGGCACCCGCGCCATACGTTTTAAGCTGTTTGTGGTGCTCACGCATTTTCTCTGACTTCGACCCCCGCAAAAAATCAACAACATAATTCATCCCGAAACCCTGGTTCAACCGCGATATGGCTGACAGAGCCTTTTGTGCTATAATTGTGGCATCTTCCTTCTCATAATTACTCAGGCACACGTCACAACTGCCGCATGTCGCAGGTGCTTCCTCACCGAAATAGTTCAACAGATATTTCCTCCTGCATGAACGTATCTCACACAAACGTGCCATCTGGCCGAGTTTATCCAATAGTATACGCGTTTGATCAGGATTATTTTCAATAGTGGCAAAATGACGGAGTTTGATCACATCACCTGCTCCATAATACAGGATCGCTTCACTCTTCAACCCATCA
This window of the Bacteroidota bacterium genome carries:
- the recQ gene encoding DNA helicase RecQ, producing MVRAKEILQNQFGYSSFRLNQEMIIQNVLNGKDTFVLMPTGGGKSLCYQVPALVFEGLTVVVSPLIALMKDQVDALRVNGINAAFLNSTLSYSQQEDIISQLQNNEIKLLYVAPERLVGTEVNFIQFLKKLNVSLFAIDEAHCISQWGHDFRPEYRSLSQLKKQFPSTPVIALTATADELTKNDILERLDLNHPQVFVSSFNRENIHYFVEPKRNYFDRLVDYLNRHESYAGIIYTLSRDGAESLALKLQREGFSAKPYHAGLDKEVREKHQEEFLRDDIRIIVATIAFGMGINKSNVRFVIHADLPKNIESYYQETGRAGRDGLKSEAILYYGAGDVIKLRHFATIENNPDQTRILLDKLGQMARLCEIRSCRRKYLLNYFGEEAPATCGSCDVCLSNYEKEDATIIAQKALSAISRLNQGFGMNYVVDFLRGSKSEKMREHHKQLKTYGAGADISKQQWLTYLRDMMALGLIEQSEGEYPVLKLTAQSAAVLKGEERVLLTKSVSRSDEDVKQDKQQQAPCETVLLNHLKETRRSIAKKENVPAYIILSDATLVELATFLPGSLSDIRKISGFGDVKLARYGELFLEDIKAYCRSNNLSSRISAKIPKRERRQREDTGSDTKSYTLQLFKQGKSISEIAQNRSLAQSTIESHLAHFIYEGQLKVTQLVPLEKILPIKGAIKTHGYQSLGVLKEVLGNTASYGEIRAVVNDWRRENG